The genomic segment AAGCGGATCGGCGTCCTGCCGGTGATGGGAGCCGATCAGATTCTCGCGGCTCGTCAAACGATTCGCGAAACGCATGTCCGGCCCGAGGTCACGGCCTATGTGCAACAGTTGCTCGCCGCGACCCGTCGCGACGATGCGTTCGCCGTCGGCGCGAGCCCTCGTTCCGGGTTGATGTTGCTGATGGGTGCGAAAAGTTTGGCCCGCTTCGCCGGCCGCGACTTCATCACCCCCGACGATATTCAAACGGCCTTCGTTCCCGCGCTGCGCCACCGCGTGGTCCTCGACCCGACGGCCGAGCTAGACGGCACGACGACCGACGAAGTGCTCGGGCAGCTGATGGAAACCGTGGAAGTCCCCCGATGATGTCGAGTAGCACGCCAAGCCGTCGCCCGCCGAACGTGCGGCCGGTGCGCGCGAAGCGCGGAGCCGCGCTCGGACCCCTCGCGCCGCCGAAGTGGGTTGCCGCTCGCCCGTGGGTCGGCATCCGGCCGGGAGTGAATCTCGTCCGCGCGGCGATCGGGCTCGGCGGTCTTGCGAGCGTCTATTTGTTGTTCCCGTTGCCGCCGCTGTTTTGGTCGATCGTCGCGTCGGCCGTGGCGCTCGTCGTCGCCGCGTTCCTCGAAATTCGCCGGGTGTTGTCGCGGTTCCGGAGTCTGCGCGTCGAGCGGGCGCTGCCGAACGTGATCGGCAGAAATCTCCCGTTCGTGGTCGCGTGGCGCTTGGCGAACGACGGCCTCGAGCCGATCCACGGCGAGCTGCGCGACGTCGCTCCCGCGCACGCCGAGCCCCGGTTCATGGTCCCGCCGTTTCGCTTGGAGCCGCAAGCGGGCGAGTCGCAAATCGCGCAAAGCTTCCGCATCCCGATCCGGGGTCGGCACACGTTCGGCCCCCTCTGGATTCGCTTGCACGGCGACCTCGGCCTGATCGAGATTCAGCGCGAGATCGATTCCGGCAACGTCATCAAAGTCTTGCCGGAGAAGTTCGCCTCGCGCGAGGAGCTGATGAAGGATGAAGGAGCCGCGCAAATGCTGCTCGATAAAAACGTCCGGACCCGGAGCTTCGGCGTCGGGACGGAGTTCGAGTCGCTCGTCGAGTTTCGCGAGGGAGACGATCCGCGCCGCATCGATTGGCGCACCACCGCCCGCTTGCGACATCCCGTCGTGCGGCGCTTTCAGATCGAACGGCATCGCGATGTGATGGTCGTCGTCGATTGCGGACGCTTGATGGGAGCCGAAACAGATCGGGGAACGAAACTCGATTGCGCGATCGACGCCGGCTTGATCCTCGCGCGCACGGCCTTGCAAAGCGGCGATCGTTGCGGCTTCGCTCTTTACGACGACGAGCTTCGCGGCTACCTGCCGCCGGTGTCGGGCGTGCCGTCGTTGCAGGCCCTCGCCGAAACGGTGTACGCCGCGAAGTCGGAATTTCGCGAGTCGGATTTCGGGCCGATCTTCTCGGCCTTGCAACTGCGGCAGGCGAAGCGATCGTTGTTGATCGTCATTTCCGATATCGTCGACGTCGAGACCTCGGCGCAGTTTCGCGCTTCGTTGGCCCAGCTGAGCAAACGGCATGTCGTGTTGCTCGCCGCGCTGCGTACGCCGATGCTCGACCGCATCGTGCGCGAGCCGGTCGAGACGATGCTCGACGGCGCGAAGAAGGCCGTGACGTTTCGGATCGTGCGCGAGCGGGCCCTCGTCATGCAATCGCTCCGGCACGCGGGCGTCTTCGTGCTCGATATCGAACCGAGCAAGCTCACCGTGCCGCTGGTAAACCGCTTCGTCGAGCTGAGAGCGAAGAACTTGCTGTAGCGTCGGCCGTGTCGAGCAGCAGCGCGATTTGTTGCGGCGAGAGTTGCTTTGCCGCTCGTTCGCGCAGTAAACCGTGCCAGATGAACAGCGCCCAGAAGACCGCGGAACCGCCGGCGAACCAAAGCCGCGCGGCCGTCGAAAGGTGGCTCTGCCGCAAGAAGCTTTCGATGATCGCCGCGGCGAACAACATGCAAAGCGCGCCCATCGCGGTCGTGCCGGCTTCTCCGCCGGCGACGCGCAGCGCTTCCGCGCGGGTCTGCAAGCCCGGCGCGAGCACCGCCCTGCCGAGAATGAAACCGGTGCCGCCGCAAAGGATGATCGCGCCGAGCTCCGTCACGCCGTGCGGCAAGATCCAAGCCCACATTTCGAGATCGATTCCCGCGCGCACGTGAATCGCGACGAACACGCCGAGCACCATGCCGTTGTAGATCATCAAGAGCGCCGTCGGCACTCCGACGAGCACGCCCGAGGCCATCGCCAAGATGCCGACCTTGAGATTGTGCGTAAACAAAAACGAGGCGAAGAGGAACTTCCGGCCTCCC from the Planctomycetia bacterium genome contains:
- a CDS encoding DUF58 domain-containing protein; this encodes MSSSTPSRRPPNVRPVRAKRGAALGPLAPPKWVAARPWVGIRPGVNLVRAAIGLGGLASVYLLFPLPPLFWSIVASAVALVVAAFLEIRRVLSRFRSLRVERALPNVIGRNLPFVVAWRLANDGLEPIHGELRDVAPAHAEPRFMVPPFRLEPQAGESQIAQSFRIPIRGRHTFGPLWIRLHGDLGLIEIQREIDSGNVIKVLPEKFASREELMKDEGAAQMLLDKNVRTRSFGVGTEFESLVEFREGDDPRRIDWRTTARLRHPVVRRFQIERHRDVMVVVDCGRLMGAETDRGTKLDCAIDAGLILARTALQSGDRCGFALYDDELRGYLPPVSGVPSLQALAETVYAAKSEFRESDFGPIFSALQLRQAKRSLLIVISDIVDVETSAQFRASLAQLSKRHVVLLAALRTPMLDRIVREPVETMLDGAKKAVTFRIVRERALVMQSLRHAGVFVLDIEPSKLTVPLVNRFVELRAKNLL
- a CDS encoding stage II sporulation protein M codes for the protein MSGFLARNKPTWNELEALVRKGRKSLRSMSVEELSRLDVLYRRTTIHLAQASTRSTDTRLITYLNSLTASAHSLIYLPPRRSMLTGLATLLLDGIARSIARNWRCHVLSAVLMIGGAWLAYFASMTDPLAAYALWPQADPRQPGSTHEQLLEGLRDGRDQGGGRKFLFASFLFTHNLKVGILAMASGVLVGVPTALLMIYNGMVLGVFVAIHVRAGIDLEMWAWILPHGVTELGAIILCGGTGFILGRAVLAPGLQTRAEALRVAGGEAGTTAMGALCMLFAAAIIESFLRQSHLSTAARLWFAGGSAVFWALFIWHGLLRERAAKQLSPQQIALLLDTADATASSSLSARRSGLPAAR